The Sphingomonas aliaeris genome segment GCGATCGATCAGCGGCTTCCAGCGCGGTACGACGCACGTCTCCTATGACGGGGACGGAACCGCCGCCGCCGGTACGCCGGCGGCCCCCGCGGTCAACTTCCGCGACAACATCACGCAGGAAATCTGGTCGCAGGAGTTTAACATCGTTTCGCCCGATACCGGCCCGTTCACATGGGTGCTCGGCGGCTACTATCAGCACGACAACATTACCATTCCGCCGAACGGCGGATATGTCGTTGACAATACGCCCAACTCGATCAGCCCTTTGGTGTTCGATACGATCCTGGAAGGCACCAACCCCAAGACCGCGCTCGCCGGTTTCGCGCAGGCCGGGTACGAGCTGTCAAACGGTCTGCAACTTCAGGTCGGCGCCCGCTATTCGCGTACATCGTCGGCTAACGACGCGGTGGCCAAGGCAACGCTGCCGATCCTGCCAAACCCGATCCTGACGCTGCTGCAGAAGGATAAGGTCGTCGAGAAAAAGCTGAACGGTAAGATTGCGCTTAACTGGACAGTGGACCGCAATAATTTCCTCTATGCTTTTGTCGCAACGGGCGCGAAGGCCGGTGGATTGAACGGGCCCAACACCGCCGGCGTCACGCCGCGCGCGTTCGGTGCCGAGGACGTGACCGACTACGAACTCGGTTATAAAGGCACATTCATGAATGGTCGCCTGCGCACTCAGCTCGGCGGCTATTACAGCGAATATAAGAACTACCAGATCAGCATCGTCGATCCTGATCAGCGCAGCATCTCTTCCGTCTACAACGTACCCGGCAAGACCAAGCTGTACGGCGCGGAGCTTTCTGCACAGGGCAGCTTCGGTGCGCTCGGGCTCGACGTCGCAGCCTCGGTATCCAACTCGAAACTCGGCACCTTCTACGCGATCGATCCGCGCTTCGGCACCAGCGCGGCGCTGGTGTGCAACCCGACAGGGGGACCTGTCACGGCGCGCTGCATCAATTTAAGCGGCCGGGAACAAGCCTATGCACCGAAGTTCACGCTGAGCGCGGGCGCGCAATATGCCATCGCACTGGGTAGCGAGGCCAAGCTGACCCCGCGCATTGATTACGCCCATATCGCACCGACCTTCGGCACGCTGTTCCAGAATCCCGCGCTCGGCGATCGGCTGGAGGCCCGCAATATCGTCAATGCGCAGCTTACGCTGACCACCGGCGATTGGTCGGTCGCTGGGTTCGGCACGAACCTAACTGACCAGCATTATGTCGGCGCAATCAATGGCGTGAGGCGGCTTGCGGGTGCGCCGCGCCAGTACGGCCTTCGCGTCAGCCGCAGCTTCTGATGGCGGGCGGACGCGAAGAAGGGATCGCGTCCGCGCGGTCGGCCAGGGCGAGCGACGATCGGTATGCGTGGTTGGTGCTCGGCCTGCTGTGCATCGTCTACGTACTCAACTTCCTCGACCGGCAATTGCTGTCGATCCTCGCTAAGCCGATCCAGGACGATCTTGGTATCACCGATGGTCAATTGGGCCGGCTCGGCGGGCTGTACTTCGCTATGTTCTATTGCATTCTCGGCGTGCCCGTCGCGTGGCTCGCGGATCGCGGCAACCGCGTTCGCGTTCTCACGATCGCCTGTGCGTTGTGGAGCGCGGCGACGATCGCTTGCGGAATGTCGCACTCCTACGGCCAGTTAGCGGCGGCGCGAATGAGCGTCGGGATCGGCGAGGCGGGTGGCGTTCCGCCCTCCTATTCGATCATCTCCGATTACTTTCCGTCCGACCGCCGCGGGCTGGCGCTCGGACTGTTCAATCTCGGGCCGCCTTTGGGCCAGGCGCTCGGCGTGGCGTTCGGCGCGAAGATCGCCGCCGCCTATGACTGGCGGCTTGCCTTCATCCTGCTCGGCGCCGCCGGGCTGATCGCGGCCGCCGGCGTCTGGGCGTTTGTTCGCGAACCAAGACGCGGGGCGACGGATACGCGACCGGTTGCGATGCCGGAAGTCGCCGGTGAAGCGGCCTCGTTCGGGGGAACGCTCCGGCTGTTCTTCGATCGCAAGACTCTGTTGCTGGTTTCGCTGGCGGCAGGGGCTACGCAATTCGTCACCTACGCCACGCTCGGTTTCACCACGTTGTTTCTGATGCGTGAGAAGGACATGACGCTCGATCAGGTCGCGATCTGGTACGCGCTGGTGCTGGCGATCGGTGTAAGTGCGGGTATCTACCTGTCTGGGCGGATCATCGACCGCCGTGCCGCGACGGATCCGCAAATATATGGCACGATGCCCGGTATCGCATTGCTGCTCGCGATACCCTTTTTCATCGGTTTCGTCTGGGCTCCGACCTGGCCGCTGGCGATCGTGTTCCTGATCGGTCCGACGTTCCTCAACTATTTCTATCTTACCCCGGCGGTAACATACGTGCAGAACGCGGTAGCGCCCCGCCAACGCACGCTTGCGGGAGCGGTGCTGCTGCTGATCATGAACCTGATCGGGCTCGGTCTTGGGCCGACATGGCTCGGCATGGCCAGCGACTGGTTCAAGGCGAGCCATCCCGGACATTCGCTGCAACTCGCTTTCTACACACTCGTGCCGTTCTATTTCGTCGCCATCGCACTGCATTTCGCATCGGCGCGCGCGCTACGACGTGAACATTCGGAGACCGCCCCGTGACCGCTGGATCGATGCAGCCCTATGCGCTGACGCTCGACAAATTCCTCGATCACGCAGCGAAGTGGCACGGCGGCACCGAGGTCGTTACAAACGGCCCCGGGGGATCGACGCGCATCGATTATGCAGGGCTGCGAGCCCGTGCGAACCGCATGTCCGGTGCATTGACGGCGCTCGGTTTGAACGCTGGCGACAACTTCGCGACGTTGGCGTGGAACAGCCAGGCTCATTTGGAATGCTGGTATGGAGCAATGGGGGTCGGCATCGTCTGTCACACGCTCAATCCGCGCCTCGCGTCCGCCCACCTCGCGACCATGATCCATCAGGCGCAGAACCGCGTGCTCGCAGTCAGTCCAGGGCTCGAACCGCTCGTTCACGCACTGCTCGACCTTTGCCCGATGATTGAACATGTCATAATGTTGGACGAGCCAGGCCATGAACACATCGTGCCGACAGATCCGGTGGCTAAATTCTGGAACCAGCAGGACCTGCTCGACCGGCATGGCGCCGAGATGATCTGGGGCGCGTTCGAGGAAACCGCCCCGGCCGGTTTGTGCTTCACGTCGGGTACCACGGGCGCCCCCAAGGGCGTCACTTATACTCACCGGTCGAATTATCTTGAGACCGTACACCTATTGCACGCGGACGTGCTTGGACTGAGGTCCAGAGACGTCGTGCTCGTCGCCGTGCCGATGTTCCATGCCAATGGTTGGGGACTTGCCTTCGCCGGCCCGGCGACAGGAGCGCGTCTTGTTTTGCCCGCGCGGGACCAGGACGGCGCGAGCCTCGCCCGTCTGATTGAGGACGAAAAGGTCACCGTCGCTGCTGGCGTGGCGACAGTATGGCTCGGACTGCTCGATCACCTCGAACGGACCGGGGGCAGCGTACCGTCGCTGGAACGTATTCTGCTGGGTGGAGCCTCAGTACCGCAGGCGCTGATGGACCGGATCGAAACGAGGCTCGGCGTAATCGTTCAGACAAGCTGGGGCATGACCGAGCTCTCCCCGCTCGGCACTGTCACTCCGGCGAGCAGCGATCTTCGTCGATCCTCGACGTCTGGCCGACCGCCGGTCGGCGTCGACCTTTGCTGACCGACGAAGCGGGCGATCCCTTGGCCGAACAGCGCGGCTGCGAGGGGCGGCTACGCGTGCGCGGTGCGAGCGCGGTGCAGCGCTATTACGGTG includes the following:
- a CDS encoding TonB-dependent receptor domain-containing protein, yielding MATDAADPRAAEGRLQQHQLWRYPGEQRLYPHHRGPVANTGDPLNVASNAPLYGGDEFGRVVLNVGFTLDSGIVLRSISGFQRGTTHVSYDGDGTAAAGTPAAPAVNFRDNITQEIWSQEFNIVSPDTGPFTWVLGGYYQHDNITIPPNGGYVVDNTPNSISPLVFDTILEGTNPKTALAGFAQAGYELSNGLQLQVGARYSRTSSANDAVAKATLPILPNPILTLLQKDKVVEKKLNGKIALNWTVDRNNFLYAFVATGAKAGGLNGPNTAGVTPRAFGAEDVTDYELGYKGTFMNGRLRTQLGGYYSEYKNYQISIVDPDQRSISSVYNVPGKTKLYGAELSAQGSFGALGLDVAASVSNSKLGTFYAIDPRFGTSAALVCNPTGGPVTARCINLSGREQAYAPKFTLSAGAQYAIALGSEAKLTPRIDYAHIAPTFGTLFQNPALGDRLEARNIVNAQLTLTTGDWSVAGFGTNLTDQHYVGAINGVRRLAGAPRQYGLRVSRSF
- a CDS encoding spinster family MFS transporter, which codes for MAGGREEGIASARSARASDDRYAWLVLGLLCIVYVLNFLDRQLLSILAKPIQDDLGITDGQLGRLGGLYFAMFYCILGVPVAWLADRGNRVRVLTIACALWSAATIACGMSHSYGQLAAARMSVGIGEAGGVPPSYSIISDYFPSDRRGLALGLFNLGPPLGQALGVAFGAKIAAAYDWRLAFILLGAAGLIAAAGVWAFVREPRRGATDTRPVAMPEVAGEAASFGGTLRLFFDRKTLLLVSLAAGATQFVTYATLGFTTLFLMREKDMTLDQVAIWYALVLAIGVSAGIYLSGRIIDRRAATDPQIYGTMPGIALLLAIPFFIGFVWAPTWPLAIVFLIGPTFLNYFYLTPAVTYVQNAVAPRQRTLAGAVLLLIMNLIGLGLGPTWLGMASDWFKASHPGHSLQLAFYTLVPFYFVAIALHFASARALRREHSETAP
- a CDS encoding AMP-binding protein — translated: MTAGSMQPYALTLDKFLDHAAKWHGGTEVVTNGPGGSTRIDYAGLRARANRMSGALTALGLNAGDNFATLAWNSQAHLECWYGAMGVGIVCHTLNPRLASAHLATMIHQAQNRVLAVSPGLEPLVHALLDLCPMIEHVIMLDEPGHEHIVPTDPVAKFWNQQDLLDRHGAEMIWGAFEETAPAGLCFTSGTTGAPKGVTYTHRSNYLETVHLLHADVLGLRSRDVVLVAVPMFHANGWGLAFAGPATGARLVLPARDQDGASLARLIEDEKVTVAAGVATVWLGLLDHLERTGGSVPSLERILLGGASVPQALMDRIETRLGVIVQTSWGMTELSPLGTVTPASSDLRRSSTSGRPPVGVDLC